A single Hippocampus zosterae strain Florida chromosome 1, ASM2543408v3, whole genome shotgun sequence DNA region contains:
- the arsia gene encoding arylsulfatase I has product MTSRRRPHCSAFRRITMATTALTGFSMMSLLSLGYLTWDLNGPNQVEKYPGQTSGRGSLGSKPPHIIFIMTDDQGFNDIGYHSSDIKTPVLDKLAADGVKLENYYIQPICTPSRSQLITGRYQIHTGLQHSIIRPRQPNCLPFHHVTLPQRLQELGYSTHMVGKWHLGFYKKECLPTRRGFDTYFGSLTGSVNYYTYNSCDGPGLCGYDLHEGETVAWRERGKYSTHLYTQRVRKILARHDPHTQPLFIYLSFQAVHTPLQSPREYIYPYRGLGNVARRKYAAMVSVVDEAVRNITYALRMYGYYQNSVIIFSTDNGGQPLSGGNNWPLRGRKGTYWEGGIRGLGFVHSPLLRRKRRVSKALVHITDWYPTLVHLAGGNESLTKSVDGFDVWEAISEGKESPRLEILHNIDPLYNHARSGSLQKGYGIWNTAVQASIRAGDWKLLTGDPGYGDWTPLQVLPSFPGSWWNLERHIEPKKSVWLFNISGDPYERFDLSEQRPDVVKELMVRLVYYNRTAVPVRYPSEDPRAEPSLNGGAWVPWVGDEEEDSCGTFYPKKNMDWKKKLKLSYSRSFFKRLNTRIMSNRI; this is encoded by the exons ATGACATCACGCCGGAGACCGCATTGTTCGGCCTTTAGACGAATAACAATGGCTACAACAGCCCTAACGGGTTTCTCCATGATGAGTCTTCTCAGTCTCGGATATCTGACCTGGGATCTGAACGGTCCGAATCAGGTCGAAAAATATCCTGGTCAGACTTCTGGCAGAGGGTCTCTTGGTTCAAAGCCTCCTCACATAATCTTCATCATGACAGATGATCAGGGATTCAACGATATCGGCTATCACAGCTCTGACATAAAGACACCGGTGCTCGATAAGCTGGCTGCCGATGGGGTGAAGCTGGAGAATTATTACATCCAGCCCATATGCACGCCGTCCCGAAGCCAACTCATCACTGGGAG GTACCAGATTCACACAGGTCTCCAGCACTCCATCATCCGCCCCCGCCAGCCCAACTGTCTCCCCTTTCACCATGTCACCCTCCCTCAGAGGCTGCAGGAGCTCGGGTACTCTACCCACATGGTGGGCAAGTGGCACCTGGGCTTTTACAAGAAGGAGTGTCTGCCAACACGACGTGGCTTTGACACATATTTCGGCTCCCTGACTGGTAGTGTCAACTACTACACCTACAACTCCTGTGACGGTCCGGGCCTGTGTGGTTATGACCTTCACGAAGGCGAGACAGTAGCCTGGCGTGAGAGGGGGAAATACTCCACCCATTTATACACACAGAGGGTCCGCAAAATCCTGGCAAGACACGATCCGCACACTCAGCCACTCTTTATCTACCTTTCTTTTCAAGCTGTTCACACACCCTTGCAGTCCCCACGAGAGTACATCTATCCGTACCGAGGGCTGGGCAACGTGGCTCGCAGGAAGTATGCTGCCATGGTTTCTGTGGTGGATGAGGCTGTTCGAAATATAACATATGCCCTACGTATGTACGGCTACTATCAAAACAGTGTCATCATCTTTTCTACGGACAATGGTGGACAACCACTCTCTGGTGGCAACAATTGGCCACTTCGGGGGCGTAAAGGCACCTACTGGGAAGGTGGCATCCGAGGCTTGGGATTTGTGCACAGTCCTCTGTTAAGGAGGAAAAGGAGGGTGAGCAAAGCCTTGGTCCACATCACTGACTGGTACCCCACACTAGTGCACCTGGCAGGTGGCAATGAGTCCCTTACTAAGAGCGTGGATGGATTTGATGTTTGGGAAGCCATCAGTGAAGGGAAGGAGTCTCCCAGATTGGAGATCCTACACAACATTGACCCTCTCTATAACCATGCTCGGAGCGGATCCCTGCAGAAGGGATATGGGATTTGGAATACAGCCGTGCAGGCCTCAATCCGAGCTGGAGACTGGAAATTGCTGACCGGAGATCCTGGTTACGGAGACTGGACACCGCTGCAGGTGCTTCCGAGCTTCCCTGGCAGCTGGTGGAACCTTGAGAGGCACATTGAACCCAAGAAATCGGTATGGCTTTTCAACATCTCTGGAGACCCCTATGAACGTTTTGACCTCTCCGAACAGAGACCAGATGTTGTCAAAGAGTTGATGGTGAGACTGGTGTACTACAACCGTACCGCCGTCCCAGTGCGCTACCCATCTGAGGACCCGCGGGCTGAGCCCAGCCTGAATGGCGGTGCCTGGGTTCCATGGGTGGGAGACGAGGAAGAGGACAGCTGTGGCACCTTTTATCCGAAGAAGAATATGGACTGGAAGAAGAAGCTTAAACTGTCTTATAGCAGATCGTTTTTTAAGAGACTCAACACACGGATCATGTCAAACAGGATATGA
- the tcof1 gene encoding claspin produces the protein MSVNTFHHELIVLIFRYLKENGFHSAAEELLRHSPQEFVVGVTGISSSLVEIYSSWLKQSKNKCSRSNGGGSIQIKAASKKDKSAKKTQTQKLLITKEEKNDGNLSQTITPAKLKKQQNAVAAGESDSDSDSSLDVDKWKKMLVQMTEVDVAKMDSIDALDSATPKPVKKNPRKSQAKPKADVPFKKPTAKKSGILAKAVAKKQAKSSTPKKTTRRTGSAPETALATLNGTQHLTSTDEERTSASKETKKKEKKKVRTPIVEKAKALKLQHKKKKKDSSESEVGETTRENASEAEDMKPECMGKPEEDIANCSSQSQDERIAPVNTTGSAEEVKRKEKKAKKREKGAADISETHGKDKKSKKRDRNKERISEIVDSVKGDKHVSQQGNPDQMEEARENAETALCTDTPIADVKEKKAKEKKRESLHVEGTPQLVNPGTKRKRKKDNANPDDQQIVEDENTSVDVEEITEPNTEVKKNKKRKLCSIEPVTLFALGTPSPPSQTKKKKSKVDSGEFSATPTTASTAM, from the exons ATGTCTGTGAACACGTTCCATCACGAGCTGATCGTGCTCATTTTTCGCTATTTAAAGGAGAATGGCTTCCACTCGGCTGCAGAGGAGCTCCTGAGACATAGCCCACAG GAATTTGTGGTGGGTGTGACAGGTATATCTTCATCATTAGTGGAAATCTACAGTTCCTGGTTAAA gCAATCAAAGAACAAGTGCTCAAGGTCTAATGGAGGAGGATCAATTCAAATTAAAG CTGCTTCCAAAAAGGACAAATctgcaaagaaaacacaaacacaaaag TTGTTAATaacaaaagaggagaaaaatgaTGGAAACCTGTCCCAAACCATCACACCGGCAAAGTTGaagaaacaacaaaatgctGTGGCTGCTGGTGAAAGTGATTCTGACTCCGACAGCAGTTTGGATGTTgacaaatggaagaaaatgttgGTCCAAATGACAG AGGTTGACGTTGCCAAGATGGATAGCATCGATGCTCTGGACTCTGCTACACCCAAACCTGTGAAAAAGAACCCCaggaaaagtcaagcaaagccTAAAGCTGATGTGCCTTTTAAAAAGCCCACTGCAAAAAAGAGTGGCATCTTGGCGAAAGCAGTGGCGAAGAAACAAGCAAAGTCAAGTACCCCCAAAAAGACAACTCGAAGAACTGGGTCTGCACCTGAGACGGCCTTGGCCACTTTGAATGGCACGCAACATTTGACATCAACCGATGAAGAGAGAACATCAGCAtccaaagagacaaaaaagaaggagaagaaaaaagttAGAACTCCCATTGTGGAAAAGGCTAAAGCTCTAAAGCTCcaacacaagaagaagaaaaaggacagTTCTGAAAGCGAAGTGGGAGAGACTACACGGGAAAACGCCAGCGAGGCAGAAGATATGAAACCGGAATGTATGGGAAAACCTGAGGAGGATATAGCAAACTGCAGTTCTCAATCCCAAGATGAGCGGATAGCGCCGGTCAACACAACTGGGAGTGCTGAagaagtaaaaagaaaagaaaagaaagccaAGAAAAGAGAGAAGGGGGCTGCTGATATATCCGAGACCCATGGAAAAGACAAGAAATCAAAGAAGAGAGACCGTAATAAAGAGAGAATTTCTGAGATTGTTGACAGTGTGAAGGGTGACAAGCATGTGTCTCAACAGGGAAATCCAGACCAGATGGAGGAAGCGAGGGAGAACGCGGAGACGGCACTTTGCACGGACACTCCCATTGCAGatgtgaaagaaaagaaagcaaaggagaaaaagagagagagtctTCATGTGGAGGGAACTCCTCAGCTAGTCAATCCCGGAACGAAAAGGAAGCGGAAAAAAGACAACGCTAATCCTGATGATCAGCAAATAGTTGAAGATGAAAACACGAGCGTTGATGTAGAGGAGATAACCGAGCCAAATACAGAAGTTAAGaagaacaagaaaagaaaacttTGCTCAATTGAGCCAGTGACGCTGTTCGCCCTGGGGACGCCAAGTCCTCcatcacagacaaaaaaaa AGAAAAGCAAAGTGGATTCAGGTGAATTCTCAGCAACACCAACAACCGCATCAACAGCCATGTGA